One stretch of Bosea vaviloviae DNA includes these proteins:
- a CDS encoding exopolysaccharide biosynthesis protein, which translates to MSALKDRTYALLVVLLGLPNCLPMPPPIPLVCGLVLAFVAVQMLTGRAMPWLPQAVLGKSVGKPELSRAVARAVPVLTRLERFSRPRLTVLGSALATPVLGLIILVLALGLVVAAPFIGQIPLGLAVCLVGLGLVERDGLFIIAGAVIGAGGLILSAGFAYAIVSGLSGLF; encoded by the coding sequence ATGTCCGCGCTCAAGGATCGGACCTACGCGCTGCTCGTGGTCCTGCTCGGTTTGCCCAATTGCCTGCCGATGCCGCCGCCGATCCCGCTGGTTTGCGGCCTGGTGCTCGCCTTCGTCGCGGTGCAGATGCTGACTGGCCGCGCCATGCCGTGGCTGCCCCAGGCCGTGCTCGGCAAGAGCGTCGGTAAGCCCGAGCTCAGCCGCGCCGTGGCGCGCGCCGTGCCGGTACTGACGCGGCTCGAGCGCTTCTCGCGGCCCCGCCTGACCGTCCTGGGCAGCGCCTTGGCGACCCCGGTGCTCGGGCTGATCATCCTTGTGCTGGCGCTGGGCCTCGTCGTCGCGGCGCCCTTCATCGGCCAGATCCCGCTAGGCCTCGCCGTCTGCCTGGTCGGCCTGGGTCTGGTCGAGCGCGACGGGTTGTTCATCATCGCCGGCGCCGTCATCGGCGCGGGCGGGCTGATCCTCAGCGCCGGCTTCGCCTATGCGATCGTCAGCGGTCTTTCCGGACTGTTCTAG
- a CDS encoding usg protein, protein MASADFIRQLAGYGLTTATILYRMPDHPKLLQTYIWQQYDLAPRFPQLHDFLDFWKRELEGPLHSVTVAHSRLIRPAEIINVNGVLTLH, encoded by the coding sequence ATGGCTTCGGCGGACTTCATCCGGCAGTTGGCGGGATATGGATTGACGACGGCGACGATCCTCTACCGCATGCCCGATCACCCGAAATTGCTGCAGACCTATATCTGGCAGCAATACGATCTCGCCCCGCGTTTCCCGCAGCTGCACGACTTTCTCGATTTCTGGAAGCGGGAGTTGGAAGGCCCGCTTCATTCGGTCACAGTCGCGCATTCGCGCCTGATCCGTCCGGCCGAAATCATCAACGTCAACGGCGTGCTGACGCTGCATTGA
- a CDS encoding putative bifunctional diguanylate cyclase/phosphodiesterase, whose translation MRAPAVAKMTNADSSARMLKSTVATLGCAFLLVLSALVAVVLAITNDANKLEAMRQRDRIEAAIDSQLKLRRLRLDSLAASGELQAALSASDDPLSALQSAFTRLSTRFLEFDGAYIVTGTGRVLAGVESGAQAGQTGYNGLKHFSQRLPGGSAAATAPATNLAEPTVSFIIHDGQEAIAVLVADLAAGPVVARWPGSLKLVGYRRLTSAVLHDIADRYRVADVRLTGRMPEDPVSRRQVLAPDGAIMAWLAWTPERPGDAMLRQFFWGFVAVGLLFAAIFAYVIQRLRGAASQVALRERQIQRLAGQDELSLLPNRRTFDLRLDQELAQLNRSGASLAVMLLDLDRFKAVNDTYGHTAGDELIRQVADRLLGIMRLGDTVARLGGDEFGIIQTNIHDPAGCAALGERILEALTKPFTIFGVETSIGCSIGIALAPQDGSDRGLLLRLADTALYQSKNEGRNRYSFFEEHMNRSLQLKRMVEEDLRKAITDDQLVLHYQPQVSIDGLSIIGVEALVRWPHPEHGLVPPSEFVGIAEERGLIVPLSDWVLRRACTEALRWEGVKLAVNVSPIQFRHKDFVANVIAILEETGFDPARLELELTEGVVVEDADAAEAAMMDLRSHGVGLALDDFGTGYSSLIYLRRFAFDKIKIDRSFLEYMETTGESAILVHSIAHLGRALGLRVCAEGVETAEQHRFLQAIGCHELQGFLFSKAVSADEIDRLLAQDAPFAARLAAA comes from the coding sequence ATGCGCGCGCCTGCCGTCGCGAAGATGACCAACGCGGACTCGTCGGCGCGGATGCTCAAGAGCACCGTGGCGACGCTCGGCTGTGCGTTCCTGCTGGTCCTGTCCGCTTTGGTCGCCGTCGTGCTCGCAATCACCAACGACGCCAACAAGCTCGAGGCGATGCGCCAGCGCGACCGCATCGAGGCGGCGATCGACAGCCAACTCAAGCTGCGCCGCTTGCGGCTCGACAGCCTCGCGGCAAGCGGGGAGCTGCAGGCCGCCCTCTCCGCGAGCGATGATCCGCTCTCGGCGCTCCAATCCGCTTTCACGCGCCTCAGCACGCGCTTCCTGGAATTCGACGGCGCCTATATCGTGACCGGCACCGGCCGGGTTCTCGCCGGTGTCGAATCCGGCGCGCAGGCCGGCCAAACCGGCTATAATGGGCTGAAGCATTTCAGCCAGCGCCTTCCTGGAGGCTCGGCTGCCGCGACTGCGCCCGCGACGAACCTGGCCGAACCGACGGTCAGCTTCATCATTCATGACGGCCAAGAGGCCATCGCCGTCCTGGTCGCCGATCTCGCGGCCGGGCCGGTGGTCGCCCGCTGGCCCGGCAGTCTGAAGCTCGTCGGCTACCGACGCTTGACCAGCGCCGTGCTGCACGACATCGCCGATCGCTACCGCGTCGCCGATGTCCGCCTGACCGGGCGGATGCCTGAGGATCCGGTGTCACGCCGCCAGGTTCTGGCGCCCGACGGCGCCATCATGGCCTGGCTGGCCTGGACGCCCGAACGCCCGGGCGACGCCATGCTGCGCCAGTTCTTCTGGGGCTTCGTCGCGGTCGGCCTGCTCTTCGCGGCGATCTTCGCCTATGTCATCCAGAGGTTGCGCGGCGCCGCAAGCCAGGTCGCGCTCAGGGAACGCCAGATCCAGCGCCTCGCCGGGCAGGACGAGCTCTCGCTGCTGCCGAACCGGCGCACCTTCGACCTCCGGCTCGATCAGGAACTGGCGCAGCTCAACCGTTCGGGCGCGAGCCTGGCGGTCATGCTGCTCGACCTCGACCGCTTCAAGGCGGTCAACGACACCTATGGCCACACTGCCGGCGACGAGCTGATCCGCCAGGTCGCCGACAGGCTCCTGGGCATCATGCGGCTGGGCGACACCGTGGCACGGCTTGGCGGCGACGAATTCGGCATCATCCAGACCAATATCCATGATCCGGCCGGCTGCGCCGCCCTGGGCGAGCGCATTCTCGAGGCCCTGACCAAGCCCTTCACCATCTTCGGAGTGGAGACCTCGATCGGCTGCTCGATCGGCATCGCGCTCGCACCGCAGGACGGCAGCGACCGCGGCTTGCTGCTCCGGCTCGCCGACACCGCACTCTACCAGTCCAAGAACGAAGGCCGGAACCGCTATTCCTTCTTCGAAGAGCACATGAACCGCTCGCTGCAGCTCAAGCGCATGGTCGAGGAGGATCTGCGCAAGGCGATCACCGACGACCAGCTGGTGCTGCACTATCAGCCGCAGGTCTCGATCGACGGCTTGTCGATCATCGGCGTCGAGGCCCTGGTGCGCTGGCCGCATCCGGAGCACGGCCTGGTGCCACCCTCCGAATTCGTCGGCATCGCCGAGGAGCGCGGCCTGATCGTGCCCCTGAGCGACTGGGTGCTGCGGCGCGCCTGCACGGAAGCCCTGCGCTGGGAGGGCGTCAAGCTCGCGGTCAACGTCTCGCCGATCCAGTTCCGCCACAAGGACTTCGTCGCCAACGTCATCGCCATCCTCGAGGAGACCGGCTTCGACCCGGCGCGTCTCGAACTGGAGTTGACCGAGGGCGTCGTCGTCGAGGACGCCGACGCGGCGGAGGCCGCGATGATGGATCTGCGCAGCCACGGTGTCGGCCTCGCGCTGGACGATTTCGGCACCGGCTATTCGAGCCTGATCTATCTACGTCGCTTCGCCTTCGACAAGATCAAGATCGACCGCTCCTTCCTGGAATACATGGAGACGACAGGGGAATCGGCTATCCTGGTCCACTCGATCGCCCATTTGGGTCGCGCGCTCGGCCTGCGCGTCTGCGCCGAAGGGGTCGAGACGGCCGAGCAGCACCGCTTCCTGCAGGCGATCGGCTGCCACGAATTGCAAGGCTTCCTGTTCTCGAAAGCCGTCTCGGCGGACGAGATCGATCGGCTGCTGGCGCAGGACGCGCCTTTCGCCGCCCGCCTCGCAGCGGCTTGA